One segment of Deltaproteobacteria bacterium DNA contains the following:
- a CDS encoding amino acid ABC transporter substrate-binding protein, translating into SLDTDKVIAALEGLTIDAPRGKSTLRKEDHQLSSDFMVGETVFDKAYPFAIVGKTQVFPADKVLYSIDEWKKAQAGNK; encoded by the coding sequence TCGCTCGACACCGACAAGGTCATCGCGGCCCTCGAAGGGCTGACGATCGACGCCCCCCGCGGGAAGTCGACGCTGCGGAAGGAAGACCACCAGCTCTCCAGCGACTTCATGGTCGGCGAAACCGTGTTCGACAAGGCGTACCCGTTCGCGATCGTCGGCAAGACGCAAGTGTTTCCTGCGGACAAGGTTCTCTACTCGATCGACGAGTGGAAGAAGGCCCAGGCAGGCAACAAGTAA